The Flammeovirga pectinis genomic interval CTAGTTACTGTTCCAGATACATACATTCGTACAGGATTTAATAAATCTCCTCCAGAATAATTTAATATGGCATTACCGCCAACATGTATTTCTCCCGACCCTTCAATATTAAGAGTAACACTCACTGACATTTCAGCTGAATCTTCATCACCTTCTGTTAAAAGGTTTCCACCTATGATTAAAGTTCCTCCATCTTTTACTGTAATTGAAGATAAATTATGAACCTCTAGATCATCAGTTATTACCAAAGTCGCATTATTTTCTATTATTAAACTTACACCATATAAAGTAACGTTAGAATTTTCTTCTCCTGTTAATGTTACTTTAGGATAATCCAATGTAACTATAATACCTGCACTCCCATTGCCAACTGTCCATGTTCTATTATCTCCAGATGCAGTTAACACCCCACTAAATGCATCTCCAAATTGTTCACAATCTGACGTAATTGTAATATCACTAGTCATATCTGGCGTGCCCGTTCCAAAAAATGGAGAATCACACTGCCCAAAAGCATTCCCAAGACAAATAAAATTAAGTATAAGAACAGTAAATACGTTACAGTAAAATTTAGTCATCGTAAAGTAGTTTAGTTACTACAGCTGGAATTGGTTATTTCTATACTCTGTAGTAAAATGAATAGATTTAATTAAGCGATAAAATTAACACAGTAAGTCGCTTTTTTAATTTAAATAATATTAAACAAAATACCATACCAAATAGTTCTATTCTAAGTAAAAAGTGTACTTTATTCCTTTTAAAATGAAAAAAGCAACAAAATAGATCTATTTCACTCTTTAAAAAGTACTAACAAGTCTACTTATATTTACTTTACTGATTGAATAACAACATACTACTTCTCTAATAATACCCAGCAATTGTATTAAATTTCCATCACTATTATCTCGTTAATGTTTTTTGTATTCGCTTCTTTAATTTGTTTATTTGATGTAACCATTTTATAGATTTTCTCATGCAGATTGTTATCTGTACAATCATAATAGAGGTATAAATTTCTAGTCTCAAATGCTTAAACAGTACCTAACGAAATCCTGCTTTTTCATCAAAAAACAGCTAAAAAAAACAAAGTACACTACGCTATTTTTTTCTTTAGCTACTGTAGTCATTTCAGTAAAAAAAGACATAAAAAAACCACACAACTATTAAATTGAGTGGCCTTAAAGTATTTTCTGTTTTGTTATTACGCTTTCTCTGATGCTAGCATTACTGTGTACCTCATAACGAGATAAGAAATTAACACTCCAGATCCTACTGCTTCCATGCACAAACCAAGGAATAATTTCCCCGTTGTAATGTATGCTCCGTGAAGTGCGTATTCTTGTAAGTAACTTAAAAATTCTGGTTCTATAAAAGTGAGGTAGACTACCATAAATAAAGCAAAAGGGATTGCACCAATTAAAGTGGTTCGCATACCTTCGACAAAACCAGATACGTAACCAAAATTTTCTGGTGATGCTTTTTGATATTCTTTTAAGGCA includes:
- a CDS encoding DUF4199 domain-containing protein, yielding MKIALKYGTLMFLGYFLLFAIMKFLNLYHIIELRALNFIIHSTGVFYALKEYQKASPENFGYVSGFVEGMRTTLIGAIPFALFMVVYLTFIEPEFLSYLQEYALHGAYITTGKLFLGLCMEAVGSGVLISYLVMRYTVMLASEKA